DNA from Acidimicrobiales bacterium:
AGGTCACCAGCGACACCATCAGACCGTGCGAGCGGCCGAGGGCGAGGCTCCGGTACCAGTCGCCGATCGGGGTGGCGGCGAGACGTCCGCCGACGGCCACGTCCAGGTCCTCGGCGAGCCGCGGCTGGCCCGCCGCTCGCAGGCCGACCGCGACCGCCGCCGGCTCACTCGCCTGGGGGCGGCTGGCGTCATCGCCATGGCGCAGGTCGATCGGGCCGTCGGCGCCGGTCACCCAGGCGTTGACCACCTCGCCCACCAGCGGCGGGCGGCCGACGGTCAGCCAGTACCACTCACCGGGCGGATCGATGGTGTCGCCGTCGACCGTGACGCGGCCGTCGAGGCGCCAGGCCGTGCCCGGTGGGTCGGCTCCCCGCACCGTCAGCCACGGCACGGGCAACAGGGCGAGCAGGAGCGCCGTCGCCCCCGTCGCCCCGACGATCCGCCACCGGCGCGGCCCCGAGCGCCACCAGTACACCGAGGCCAGCGCGATCGCTCCACCGAGGAGGGCGGCGAGGTAGATCCACGGGATCCAGGGGGCCTGGCGCTTGGCCAGGATCGCAGCTGCCCCGACGCCGAGCAGCGCAACCAGGGGCAACGCGACCCTCAGCCTCGCCCGCCAAGGTGTCGTGGGCCCTTCTGCTTCAGGCGTGTCATGCACACCTGTGCCCCGGAGGCTCAGGACACGATCTGGTAGATGTCGAGGAGCGCGTCGGTCACTCTGCTGGCCGACCCGCACCGGTCACCAGGAGCGAGGTCGTCGACCAGCGCCTGTCCGGTGTCACGCAGCTTGTCGATCGAGAGGTGCATGAGGGCGTCGTCGCCCGCGGCTGTTGCCAGCTCGTCGGCCCACCGATCGATGTCGGTCCCGGGAACCAGCATCGGCCGCGAGCCCGCCTCGACGAGCGCCTCGCGGGTGATCTCGAGGATGCGCTGGTGGTCGGCATCGGTGCGATTGGTGGTGACAGCAGCGGTGGCGGCAGCCATGTCGTCTCCTTGGGGGGTCCCCGGCGGGTTCGTGCCAGGGTAGGTTGTGATTCGTTCTCCGGCACCGTGTGTGCACCTCAGTTCAACGCACCCACGCCCCCTGTTGTTCCCCGCGGACCGAAGCCCCGGAGGCCCAGCCGCATGACCGCTCCCGACGTCGTCGCCGCTCTCCTCGACGCGCTACCCGCCGATTCGGTGGTCGTCGACCCCGATGTCGTCGACGGCTATCGCTTCGATCGGGCCAAGACGATCGTGCCCGGACACCCGCTCGCGCTGGTGCGGGCGGGCTCGACGGCCGAGGTCGCCACCGTGCTGGGGCTGGCCAGCCGCTTCGGTGTCGGGGTGGTCACGCGGGGAGCGGGGACTGGCCTGTCCGGCGGGTCGGCCGCGGTCGACGGGTCCATCACCTTGTCCACCGAGCGGATGCGTCGTATCGAGGTCGACCGCGACGCCATGCTCGCCGTCGTCCAGCCGGGAGCGCTCAACGTCGAGGTCAAGCAGGCGGCCGCGGCCGAGGGGCTCTGGTACCCGCCCGACCCGTCGTCGTTCGAGATCTGCTCCATCGGCGGCAACCTGGCCACCAACGCCGGTGGGCTGTGCTGTGTGAAGTACGGCGTCACCACCGACTACGTGCTCGGCATCGAGGTCGTGCTCGCCGACGGCACCGTCGTCCGTCTCGGCGGCCGCACCATCAAAGACGTCGCCGGGCTGGACTTGAAGCGGCTGTTCGTCGGTTCGGAGGGGACCCTCGGCGTCATCACCGAGGCCACGTTGCGGCTGCGCCCGCAGCCGCCACCCTCGGCCACGGTGGTCGCCACCTTCGCCGATGTGGTCGATGCCGGCCACGCGGTGAGCGAGGTCATGGCGTCGCTGCGGCCGTCGGCCCTCGAGCTCATGGATCGTGCCGCGGTCGCCGCGGTCGAGGCGGCCAAGCCGATGGGGCTCGACACGTCGGTTGGTGCGCTGCTGCTCGGGCAGTCCGACGCCGGTGACGACACCGTTGCCCGGGTGGCCGAGGTCGCCGAGCGGGCCGGCGCCACCTATGTCGCGGTCACCGACGATCCCGACGAGGGCGAGCTGCTCATGGCGGCCCGCCGCATCGCCATCCCGTGCGTCGAGCGGCTGGGCAGCGTGCTGATCGAGGACGTCGGCGTGCCGATCACGCGCATCCCGGAGCTGCTCGCGGCGGTCGCGTCGGTGGCCGAGCGCAACGACACGACCATCCCCGTGATCGGCCATGCCGGCGACGGCAACTTCCATCCACTGGTCACCTTCGACCCCCACGATCTCGATGCGGTGCAACGAGCCGAGGTTGCGTTCGGGGAGATCATGGACGCGGCGATCGCTCTCGGCGGCACGATCACCGGCGAACACGGGGTCGGATCGCTGAAGGTCCGCCACCTGGCCGGCCAGCTCGGGCCCGAGGTCCTCGACCTGAACCGGCGGGTGAAGGCCGCGCTCGACCCCCAGGGCATCCTCAACCCCGGCAAGTGGCTCTGAACGGCTCGCCGGAGCCCAACCACGACGTGCTCACCCGGCGGTCCACCGCGCCGTCGACCCGACCGTCACGATGCTCACTCGTCTCCTCGCCGCCGCTGGTGAGCGGCTCGAGATGTCGAGCCACCAGATTGTCGGTGACAGTCCGGTCCTGGCGCGTCTCGCTGACGCCTACGACCCGACGGGTCGCGGCACCAAGATCAACTGGACGATGCTGCGTGCGTTCATCGACTGGCTGTGCCTGCACCCGGGCGCGACCGAAGCGGCGATTGCTACTCCACCGCCGCGGACCGGTTCGGTCCTCGATCAGATCCTCGCAGGGATCGCAGAGAAGGTCGCTGCGGACGCCGGCATCGCGGCACCGCGCTGGACTCGTGCGGTCCCGCCAGCTCCTGAGCGGTGGAGTCCACCCGCCACACCCCCGATGCTGGTCGAAGCGGAGCGAACCACGCCTGACCCGTTGCGTCGCCGGAACATCATCCTGCCCGCAGGTTCTCTGTGGCGAGACGCGGCGTGACAGACGCAGCCCCGCTCGACCGGGACCGAATGGTCGCCCTCCTCATGGAGTGAGCTACCCCGGAGGGCGGCTCGAATTTCGCCAGAAGGGGCCTGGAACTTCGCCAGGACCCCTTCGATTTGTTTGTGGAGCTGGAGGGAATCGAACCCTCGTCCGTCAAGTGGTTCCCGACCGCGCTACGACCGTTCCCGAGATGTGGCTTTTCGGCTGCCACCCTGCCGGGTCAGGTGGGCCACGAGGGCCCTGCCGCCGGGTCTTTCCCCGATGTCAGCGTTCTTTCACGCCGTCAGCGGTCTCTCCCTGCTGTCCTCCATCGCTTCTGTTGCCAGGCTGCGATGGACAGGCCCCGCGTGCCATCTCTGGTCGCTATGACGCCTTCGCTACCTGATCAGATCAGGCAACGAGTGCGTACTGCTCGTCTTCGGCAGTTGTTTGGGTGCCCCGTTTTAGGAGTCTGAGCAACTCCGGTCGCACGTCCGAGTCCCGAGCTTCACGTCGAAACCGATCAGCCCCGTATCGGGCCCGTCTTCCCAGCGGTGCTGGGCGGCGGGTGTCAAGTAGCACCCGGAAAGACCGGGCACCCGGAAGGAGCGGGCACCCGGAAGAACCGGGCACCCGGAAGAACCGGGCTGCCGGCGAACCGGCACGTGATCAGTGTACCGGCCAGGTGGGACAGCGGCACAGGGCCTGCGGGTAGCGTCGGCAGGGCATGGACACGCCGCCACGCCCCAGCGAGACTGGAGTGCAGTTCGGGATCCTCGGGCCCCTGAGCATCGTCGTCGACGGTCATGAGGTCGCCCTCGACAGCCCGAAGCAGCGGAGCCTCCTGGTCGCGCTGCTGGTCGAGGCGGGCTCAGCGGTGGCGACCGATCGCCTGGCGGAGATCGTGTGGGGCGAGGACCAGCCGGTGGACCCGTCCAGCACGATCCAGACCCACGTCTCCCGCCTGCGCGGCCTGCTCGAGGAGTGGTGCGGCGAGTCGGCCCGGGAGCTCCTCGTGACCCGGCCAACGGGCTATGCGCTGGCCGTGCATCCCGACCAGGTCGACGCCCGCCGGTTCGAACGGCTGGTGGAGGAGGCCCGCGGCGCCGCCACACCCGAGGCGACGGTCGAGCTGCTCGGAGCCGCGCTGGCGCTGTGGCGGGGACGACCCTTCGTCGAACTCGACCACGAGCAGGCCGATGCGGAGGCCACACGGCTACAGGAGCTGCGCCTGGCCGCGCTGGAGCTGCGCGCCGATGCGATGCTGCGGTTGGCCCGCCACGGCGAGGTGGTTGCCGAGCTGGAGGTGCCGGTGGCCCGCAACCCGCTGCGCGAGCATCTACGTGGCCTGCTGATGGTGGCGCTCTACCGGAACGGGCGCCAGGTGGACGCGCTCGCCGCCTACCGGGACCTGCGCGACCAACTGGTCGGCGAGCTGGGGCTGGAGCCGTCGGCGCCCCTCCGCCAGCTCGAGTTGGCCATCCTCCAGCAGGCCGAGGAGCTCCCATGGCCGGCGCCACCGGTCGTGCCCGACGCGTCCGATGAGCGAGCCGGTGCGACCCGCCACTCGTCGAGCGCCGCCACGGCGATGCTGCCGGAGCCCTTGACGAGCTTCGTCGGTAGGGAGGAGGACATCCGCGGCGTCTCCGCCGCGCTGCGGGGCGGGCGCATCGTGGTGCTGACCGGGGTCGGCGGGGTCGGCAAGAGCCGGCTGGCGATGCGCGTCGCCCGCGAGGTGGCCGACGACTACGCCGACGGGGTTCGGGTGTGCGACCTGTCGGGAGCCGACCGGTCAGAGGCGGTGGCGGAGATCGTCGCCACCGCCCTCGGCGTGTTACCCACCGAAGGTGCCGGTCCGGCGGAAGGCCTCGTGGAGCTCCTCCGCGCGAAACACCTGCTGCTGGTCCTCGACAACTGTGAGCACGTCGCGGCCGGGGCCTCCGCGCTCGCCGACCGGGTCGGGCGGACCTGCCCTGCGGTGGACGTGCTGGTGACCAGTCGTCAGCCGCTTGGCGTCGCCGGTCGACAGATCTGGCCGGTCGCACCCCTGGACGTCGGCGAGGACGAGAACAGTGCCGCGGTCGCCGTCTTCTGCGACCGGGCGAGCGCCGCCGATCCCTCTTTCGAGCTGGCCGGCACCGATCGCGACGCGGTGGTGGAGATCTGCCGGCGACTCGACGGCCTGCCCTTGGCGCTCGAGCTGGCTGCGGCGCGGGTGCGGTCGATGGGCCCCGCCGACATCGCCGCCCGGCTCGACCAGCGCTTCGATCTGCTCACCGCCGAGCCCCCGGAGGTCGCACCGCGGCACCGCAGCCTGCAGACGGTCGTCGATTGGTCCTACGCACTGCTTCCGGAGGCGGCCCAGCAACTGTTCGATCGACTCGCGGTCTTCGCCGGAGGCTTTGAGCTGTATGCCGCCGAACGGGTCTGTGCTGGCGACGGGCTCGCAGAGTGGGAGATCGCCGGGCGGGTGGCCGAGTTGGTCGACAGTTCGCTGGTGGCGATCGAACGCTCGCGCCACCGGGTGCGCTACCGGTTGCTGGAGACCCTGCGGGACCATGGAGTGGCCCGACTCGACGCACGCGGGGAGCTGGCGACCTGGCAACGGCGTCACGCCGAGCACTTCGCCTCGCTGGCCGAGGACGCCATGGTCGGGTTGCAGGGCGCCGAAGAGGGCGAGTGGATGCGTGCCATCGACGTCGAGCTCGCCAATCTCCGTGCCGCCCAGGCGTGGGCCGGGACCCATGGGCAGGTGGACCTGGCACTGCGGCTGCCCGCGCTCCTGTGCGACTACGCCTACTACCAACTTCGCGACGAGGTCTACGGATGGGTGCTACGCGCTCTCGAGCTTCCCGGCGCATCGCAGTCGCCGGCGTGGGGGGCCGCCCTGGTGGCCGCCGGGGTCGGCTGCATGCAGCGCGGCCAGCTGGGGAAGGCCCATGAACACGGCGAGCGGGCCCTGGCGGCGGCGTCGGACGAGTGGGTGGTGCTGCGGGCCGTGCAGCTGCTGGCCGAGATCTCCCTGTACCGAGGCCACCTCGACGAGACCGACCGGCGAGGCACGCAACTCGTCGAAGCGGCGCGGTCGGTCGACAGCGCCTACTACGAGTCGCTCGGCCAGCTCTACCGGGTGTTCGCCGCCACCTACACGGGACGGGCCGACGACGCCGCGGCCCAGCTGCGGGAGGGATGGCAGGTCGTCGAGCGAGCCCGCACCCCGAGCCTGCGGGCCGGCTACTGCTACCTGGAGGGCGAGATCCGACTCGACGCCGACCCCGGTGCCGCCCTGGCGGCGTTCGAGCAGGCGAGCGAGGTCGCCGCGTCGGTCGGAAACCGCTTCATCGAGGGCGTGGCGCGGGTCTCGATCGCCTCCCTCGAGGCGAGGCACGGTGAGCCGGGCGAGGCGCTCGCGGCCTTCAGCGAGATCATCGCCCACTGGCGAAGCTCCGGTGACTGGGCCCACATGTGGACCACGCTGCGCAACCTGCTGGTCCTGCTCGAACGCGTCGCGGCGAACGAGCCCGCTGCCGTCCTCCTCGGCGCGGTCGAGACCGCTGGCACCGGCGCCTTGGCCTTCGGCACCGACGCGCAGCGCCTCGAGACGACCGCGAGCTCACTTCGCGAGTCCCTGGGCCGAGAGGCGTTCGCGGCCGCCGCGAACCGCGGTCGGAACATGAGCGACGACGAGGCGGTCGCCTACGCGCTGGACGAGATCGACCGACTCGTGGCCGAGGGAGTCGTCGACGGGTCCTGACCGCCCCGGGGCCGATGACGCACGCAAACGGCAGGTTCCTACGGGCGAACCTCGAGCACCTGGTGGACCGGTGCCTCCGCGACCTTGCGGAACCGCGTGAAGCCGGCCCGTTCGAAGACCTCGCGGATGGCGGAGGGACCGGCCTGGCCACCCAGCGCGTATCCGACGTCCTGGGCCAGCGAGTTCGGCGTGCACACGAAGGTGGACATGCCGTAGGCGAGGCGGCCGAAGGGCCCGAGGTTGTCCTCGGTGCGGTCCTCGGAGCGGATCTCGACGAGCATGACCGTGCCGTCGTCGGCGAGGGTCTTGCGGGCGTGGGTCGCCGCCCCGACCGGATCGCCGAAGTCGTGAAGCGCGTCGAAGAAGCAGATGAGGTCGTATCCACCGCGGTCGGGCAACGGGTACTCGTCGGCCGCGGCGACCTCGAAGCTCACCCGATCGTCATCGAGCCCGGCCTCGGTGGCGCGTCTGCGGGCGGCCTCGATCGAGGCATCGTGGTAGTCGAACCCGGCCACGGTGGTGTTGGGGAAGGCCTCGGCGAGCAGGATCGAGGAGGCGCCGTGCCCGCAGCCGATGTCGGCCACCTGCGCGCCCGCGGTCAGCTTGTCCTGCATCCCGTCCAGCGCCGGGATCCACTCGTCGACGAGATTGGCCCGGTAGGCGGGCTTGAAGAACGCCTCGGTGGCGCCGAACAGCCTCGGGTCGTGTTCGTGCCACCCCACACCGTCGCCGGACTGGAACGCGGCCTCGAGCTTGGGTTCCACCGCCCAGATCGCGGCCATCTGCTTCCACGCCGGCGCCATGTGGACCGGGCTGCTCTCCTCCGCCAGCACCATCGCGTGCTCGGGCGGCAGCTCGTAGGTTCCACTGGCCGGGTCGTAGGCGACGTAGCCCCCAGCCGCCTGGTTGTCGAGCCACTCGCGCACGTACCGCTCGTGGGTGCCGGTCCGCTGGGCCAGCTCTGCTGGAGTCAGGGGTCCGGCCTCGGCCATCGCCCGGTACAGACCGAGCTGATGTCCGAGGTAGGTGAGCGCGCTCGAGACCGTCGCGCCCAGGTCGCCGACGACCTGTCCCACGAACTGCTCGACCTTCTCCTCATCGATGTGCATGCCTGACTCCTTCTCGTCGTCGTTGCGGTGCCCGGGGATCATCAGCCCTCGCGCTTTCACCTCACTCTCACGACGCTGTCGAGCCCGTCACCGGTCTTCATCACCCAGGCATGTCGATAGCTTCCAGCATTTTTCGGTGGTTGTGGTTGCGAACAGGTGTTCGAGCCGGTATTGTGGGGTGCATGAGCGAACATCCGGCGGTGCTGGTGCGACAACTGGGGGAGGTGCTCGACGGGTTGGCTGGGGTCGACTGGGCTCTGGTCGATCCGGGGTCGGCGGCGGAGGTGTTGGTGGGGTTGATGGGGGCGGGTTCCAAGCTCGATGCGGTCACCGCGGCGGTGGCGGGCCGGGTGGAGGCGTCGCGGGTCTGGGCCGAGGACGGGTCCAAGTCCGCGTCGGCGTGGTTGGGTCGGGCCGCGGGTCGTGATCGGGCCGAGACCAAGGGCG
Protein-coding regions in this window:
- a CDS encoding FAD-linked oxidase C-terminal domain-containing protein; amino-acid sequence: MTAPDVVAALLDALPADSVVVDPDVVDGYRFDRAKTIVPGHPLALVRAGSTAEVATVLGLASRFGVGVVTRGAGTGLSGGSAAVDGSITLSTERMRRIEVDRDAMLAVVQPGALNVEVKQAAAAEGLWYPPDPSSFEICSIGGNLATNAGGLCCVKYGVTTDYVLGIEVVLADGTVVRLGGRTIKDVAGLDLKRLFVGSEGTLGVITEATLRLRPQPPPSATVVATFADVVDAGHAVSEVMASLRPSALELMDRAAVAAVEAAKPMGLDTSVGALLLGQSDAGDDTVARVAEVAERAGATYVAVTDDPDEGELLMAARRIAIPCVERLGSVLIEDVGVPITRIPELLAAVASVAERNDTTIPVIGHAGDGNFHPLVTFDPHDLDAVQRAEVAFGEIMDAAIALGGTITGEHGVGSLKVRHLAGQLGPEVLDLNRRVKAALDPQGILNPGKWL
- a CDS encoding BTAD domain-containing putative transcriptional regulator, producing the protein MDTPPRPSETGVQFGILGPLSIVVDGHEVALDSPKQRSLLVALLVEAGSAVATDRLAEIVWGEDQPVDPSSTIQTHVSRLRGLLEEWCGESARELLVTRPTGYALAVHPDQVDARRFERLVEEARGAATPEATVELLGAALALWRGRPFVELDHEQADAEATRLQELRLAALELRADAMLRLARHGEVVAELEVPVARNPLREHLRGLLMVALYRNGRQVDALAAYRDLRDQLVGELGLEPSAPLRQLELAILQQAEELPWPAPPVVPDASDERAGATRHSSSAATAMLPEPLTSFVGREEDIRGVSAALRGGRIVVLTGVGGVGKSRLAMRVAREVADDYADGVRVCDLSGADRSEAVAEIVATALGVLPTEGAGPAEGLVELLRAKHLLLVLDNCEHVAAGASALADRVGRTCPAVDVLVTSRQPLGVAGRQIWPVAPLDVGEDENSAAVAVFCDRASAADPSFELAGTDRDAVVEICRRLDGLPLALELAAARVRSMGPADIAARLDQRFDLLTAEPPEVAPRHRSLQTVVDWSYALLPEAAQQLFDRLAVFAGGFELYAAERVCAGDGLAEWEIAGRVAELVDSSLVAIERSRHRVRYRLLETLRDHGVARLDARGELATWQRRHAEHFASLAEDAMVGLQGAEEGEWMRAIDVELANLRAAQAWAGTHGQVDLALRLPALLCDYAYYQLRDEVYGWVLRALELPGASQSPAWGAALVAAGVGCMQRGQLGKAHEHGERALAAASDEWVVLRAVQLLAEISLYRGHLDETDRRGTQLVEAARSVDSAYYESLGQLYRVFAATYTGRADDAAAQLREGWQVVERARTPSLRAGYCYLEGEIRLDADPGAALAAFEQASEVAASVGNRFIEGVARVSIASLEARHGEPGEALAAFSEIIAHWRSSGDWAHMWTTLRNLLVLLERVAANEPAAVLLGAVETAGTGALAFGTDAQRLETTASSLRESLGREAFAAAANRGRNMSDDEAVAYALDEIDRLVAEGVVDGS
- a CDS encoding class I SAM-dependent methyltransferase encodes the protein MHIDEEKVEQFVGQVVGDLGATVSSALTYLGHQLGLYRAMAEAGPLTPAELAQRTGTHERYVREWLDNQAAGGYVAYDPASGTYELPPEHAMVLAEESSPVHMAPAWKQMAAIWAVEPKLEAAFQSGDGVGWHEHDPRLFGATEAFFKPAYRANLVDEWIPALDGMQDKLTAGAQVADIGCGHGASSILLAEAFPNTTVAGFDYHDASIEAARRRATEAGLDDDRVSFEVAAADEYPLPDRGGYDLICFFDALHDFGDPVGAATHARKTLADDGTVMLVEIRSEDRTEDNLGPFGRLAYGMSTFVCTPNSLAQDVGYALGGQAGPSAIREVFERAGFTRFRKVAEAPVHQVLEVRP